One window from the genome of Equus asinus isolate D_3611 breed Donkey chromosome 29, EquAss-T2T_v2, whole genome shotgun sequence encodes:
- the LOC106848395 gene encoding patched domain-containing protein 3, producing MSLSSSKVAPEAEPEGKQEAESASEKREPEAGPGPDPRSQWDPGTGPESERLLESSQGQKPELGWASGQSSEPPAASEQESQPRPSSARGDPPLSESQSGNQLPERSRCHTDCLEAPLSRAFAWLGWMVGSHPWIFLLAPMVLTAALGTGFVYLPKDEEEDLEEQYTPIGSPAKAERRFVQAHFTINDSYRFSASRKSIDVNFASVLVVSNTASLLEQETLSEISKLDEAVRALYVTQENGTEIHYDEVCAMDQGRCVPSNPLLAVWQANNNLNLKNITFPISTQAGQPLYLANLLGGVVLGEKIGTNQFLLEAKAMRLLYFLETEVREDNEHSKLWLIHFLNEFSKMQKSLALKKIQVVYFTSLSRQLEFEATSMTVIPLFHLAYLLIILFAVISCYRCDCIRNKMWVAAFGVISAALAVVSGFGLMLYIGVPFVIIVANSPFLILGVGVDDMFIMISAWQKTSLVDSIKQRLSNVYSKVAVSITITTTTNVLAFYTGIMTSFRSIQYFCIYTGTTLLFCYLYNITCFGAFLALDGKREVVCLRWLKKSETPDQKCSSLKKSCCLPFESLPEENEAEIHPMNLFFRDYFGPFLTTTESKFFVVLIYILYIVSSIYGCFQVEEGLDLRNLASDDSYITPYFNVEEEYFSDYGPRVMVIVTEALDYWDKDARQKLEKCLADFENNNYVDKSLTEFWLREYVKYMENNRQDVNDKNTFINSISSFLTDFPLFKCDINISSSHEIISSRAFIQTVGVSSSTNKKMMLLQFRSLAEKCEIPLMVYNRAFIYFDQYTAILENTVRNVVVASAAMFIVSLLLIPHPLCSLWVTFAIASVIVGVTGFMAFWKVNLDSISMINLVICIGFSFDFSAHISYAFVSSSKPSVNQKTIEALYLLGYPVLQSAISTVIGVCVLAAAKAYIFRTFFKIMFLVMLFGAAHGLIFIPVFLTFF from the exons ATGAGCCTTAGTTCCTCTAAGGTTGCGCCAGAGGCGGAgccagaggggaagcaggaggcagagtCAGCGTCTGAGAAGAGGGAGCCGGAGGCGGGGCCTGGGCCAGACCCTCGGAGCCAGTGGGATCCGGGGACAGGGCCGGAGTCGGAGCGGCTTTTGGAGTCAAGTCAGGGACAGAAACCCGAGCTTGGCTGGGCTTCAGGGCAGAGCTCAGAGCCACCAGCGGCGTCGGAGCAGGAGTCACAGCCACGCCCGTCGTCGGCGAGGGGGGATCCCCCTCTGTCCGAGTCACAGTCGGGAAATCAGTTGCCCGAGAGGTCCCGCTGCCACACTGACTGCCTGGAGGCGCCGCTCTCCCGCGCCTTCGCATGGCTGGGATGGATGGTGGGCTCGCACCCCTGGATCTTCCTGCTGGCGCCGATGGTGCTGACGGCCGCCCTCGGCACTGGCTTCGTGTACCTGCCCAAGGACGAAGAAGAAGACCTCGAGGAGCAGTACACCCCGATCGGGAGCCCGGCCAAAGCCGAGCGGCGCTTCGTGCAAGCACATTTCACCATCAACGACTCTTACCGTTTCTCCGCCTCCAGAAAGAGCATCGACGTCAATTTCGCGTCCGTTCTAGTGGTCTCCAACACTGCCTCGCTGCTGGAACAAGAAACCTTATCAGAAATTAGTAAATTGGACGAGGCGGTGCGGGCTTTGTATGTGACACAAGAAAACGGAACCGAGATCCACTACGATGAGGTGTGCGCTATGGACCAGGGCCGCTGCGTGCCCTCCAACCCGCTTCTGGCCGTCTGGCAGGCGAACAATAACCTCAACCTGAAAAACATCACCTTTCCCATCTCCACCCAAGCCGGCCAACCCCTCTACCTGGCCAACCTCCTTGGCGGAGTCGTCTTAGGCGAGAAGATAGGAACGAACCAGTTCCTCCTGGAGGCCAAAGCCATGCGGCTGCTGTATTTCCTGGAGACCGAGGTCAGAGAGGACAACGAGCATAGCAAGTTGTGGCTGATCCATTTCCTGAACGAATTTAGCAAAATGCAAAAGAGTCTGGCCTTGAAGAAGATTCAG GTGGTCTACTTTACGTCACTTTCTAGACAACTGGAATTTGAGGCAACTTCTATGACAGTGATCCCTTTGTTTCACTTGGCATACCTTCTAATCATATTATTTGCAGTCATATCATGCTACAG GTGTGACTGTATCCGCAACAAAATGTGGGTTGCAGCCTTTGGAGTGATTTCTGCTGCCTTGGCAGTGGTGAGCGGCTTTGGCCTGATGTTGTACATTGGGGTACCATTTGTGATCATAGTTGCAAATTCACCATTTCTTATTCTAG GTGTTGGGGTCGATGACATGTTTATCATGATTTCTGCCTGGCAGAAGACCAGCCTCGTGGATAGCATAAAACAGCGGCTGTCCAATGTCTATTCAAAAGTGGCAGTGTCCATTAcaataaccaccaccaccaacgtCCTGGCTTTCTATACAGGCATTATGACCTCCTTCAGGTCCATACAATACTTTTGCATCTATACAGGAACAACCCTGCTCTTTTGTTATTTGTATAACATCACCTGTTTTGGAGCATTTCTGGCCCTGGATGGGAAAAGAGAAGTAGTCTGTCTACGCTGGTTGAAAAAGTCAGAAACTCCTGACCAAAAATGTTCCTCATTAAAAAAGTCCTGCTGTCTCCCATTTGAGTCTCTCCCAGAGGAAAATGAAGCTGAAATCCATCCAATGAATTTGTTCTTTAGAGACTATTTTGGGCCTTTTCTCACAACCACTGAGTCCAAGTTTTTTGTAGTGCTTATATACATTTTGTACATCGTAAGTAGTATATATGGGTGTTTCCAAGTGGAGGAAGGTTTAGACCTTCGAAATTTGGCAAGTGACGATTCATACATCACACCATATTTTAATGTAGAAGAGGAGTATTTTTCAGATTATGGCCCCAGGGTTATGGTTATCGTTACTGAAGCTCTTGATTACTGGGATAAAGATGCTAggcaaaaattggaaaaatgtCTGGCAGATTTTGAAAACAATAACTATGTAGATAAAAGTCTTACAGAGTTTTGGTTACgagaatatgtaaaatatatggaaaataacAGACAAGATGTAAATGATAAGAATACTTTTATAAAcagtatttccagttttttaacgGATTTTCCACTTTTTAAGTGTGATATTAATATTTCATCATCACATGAAATCATTTCTTCTCGGGCCTTCATTCAGACCGTAGGTGTTTCTTCTTCAACCAATAAGAAGATGATGTTACTCCAGTTCCGAAGCCTGGCTGAAAAGTGTGAAATTCCCCTAATGGTGTATAACAGGGCATTCATATATTTTGATCAGTATACTGCAATATTAGAAAACACCGTTCGAAATGTCGTTGTTGCATCAGCAGCTATGTTCATCGTTTCCTTATTGTTAATTCCTCATCCACTGTGTTCCTTGTGGGTGACTTTTGCTATTGCTTCTGTGATTGTGGGAGTCACAGGTTTCATGGCATTCTGGAAAGTCAATCTTGATTCCATATCCATGATTAATCTTGTCATTTGTATAGGGTTTTCTTTCGATTTTTCTGCACACATTTCCTATGCATTTGTTTCCAGTTCCAAGCCCTCAGTAAACCAAAAAACAATTGAGGCATTGTATCTGCTAGGCTACCCGGTGTTACAGAGTGCAATTTCAACAGTAATAGGGGTGTGCGTTTTAGCTGCAGCTAAAGCATACATCTTCAGAACATTTTTTAAGATTATGTTTCTCGTTATGTTATTTGGGGCTGCTCATGGCCTAATTTTTATTCCAgtattcttaacctttttttga